One genomic segment of Ricinus communis isolate WT05 ecotype wild-type chromosome 5, ASM1957865v1, whole genome shotgun sequence includes these proteins:
- the LOC8259169 gene encoding 28 kDa heat- and acid-stable phosphoprotein: MGRGKFKGKPTGQRHFSTPEEMLAGTSTRPRTFKREEAEYKVENPEVESEEESEEESGDEQDQKRKGTQGLIQIENPNLAKPKNLKARDIDIGKTTELSRREREELEKQRAHERYMRLQEQGKTEQARKDLERLTLIRQQRAEAAKKREEEKAAKEQKKAEARK, encoded by the exons ATGGGGAGGGGAAAGTTCAAGGGCAAGCCTACCGGACAGCGTCACTTCTCCACTCCGGAGGAGATGC TTGCTGGCACTTCCACACGTCCGCGTACATTTAAAAGG GAAGAAGCTGAATATAAAGTGGAAAATCCTGAAGTAGAGTCTGAAGAGGAGTCGGAAGAAGAATCTGGGGATGAACAGGAt CAAAAGCGGAAGGGAACTCAAGGTCTTATTCAGATTGAGAATCCTAATCTGGCGAAGCCaaaaaatttgaaagctagagaTATTGAT ATTGGCAAAACAACTGAGCTTTCAAGGCGTGAAAG GGAGGAGTTAGAAAAACAAAGAGCTCATGAGCGATACATGAGGCTGCAAGAACAAGGAAAGACAGAACAAGCAAGGAAAGATTTAG AGCGCTTGACTCTCATCCGTCAGCAACGGGCAGAAGCTGCTAAAAAgcgagaagaagaaaaggctG CCAAAGAGCAGAAGAAGGCTGAAGCACGGAAATGA
- the LOC8259168 gene encoding cyanidin 3-O-galactoside 2''-O-xylosyltransferase FGGT1 has product MGEETFHIVMYPWFALGHLTSFLHLSNKLAERGHKISFLLPSKTIKKFQPFNLHPDLIIFIPVTVPHVDGLPPGSETTTDVPFSLHSLLMTAMDLTESVIEFHLTNLKPNFVFFDFTHWLPALCRKLGVKSVHYCTISPATVGYLISPERKLLEKSLTAADLMKPPLNFPPSSIKLRAHEAQGLAAVTTKPYGSSISFLERQLHSFNECDAISFKTCMEMEGPYCHYVERQFGKPVILAGPVVPKSPSSVLDEKISNMLDNSEAGKVVFCAFGSECILKKNQLQELVLGLELTGLPFLAALKPPMGAETIESALPEGFEERVKGKGYVYGGWVQQQLILKHPSVGCFITHCGSGSLSEAMVNKCQLVLLPNVGDQIINARLMDGDLKIGVEVEKGEEDGLFTKDGVRKAVKAVMDDDSEVGKEVRTNHMKWREFLLSKGLENSYIDAFVNKLHALLG; this is encoded by the coding sequence ATGGGTGAGGAAACCTTTCACATAGTCATGTATCCATGGTTTGCCTTAGGCCACCTTACCTCCTTTCTCCATCTCTCAAATAAACTTGCAGAAAGAGGCCACAAAATTTCATTTCTCTTGCCATCAAAAaccattaaaaaatttcagccTTTCAATCTCCATCCAGATCTCATTATCTTCATTCCTGTCACCGTTCCACACGTCGATGGCCTCCCTCCAGGCTCTGAAACAACAACTGACGTCCCTTTTTCATTGCATTCTCTTCTCATGACTGCCATGGATCTTACAGAATCTGTCATTGAGTTTCATCTGACCAACCTGAAACCCAATTTTGTCTTCTTTGATTTCACTCACTGGTTACCAGCATTGTGTCGAAAGCTTGGTGTAAAATCTGTTCATTATTGTACCATTAGTCCTGCTACCGTTGGTTACCTGATTAGTCCTGAAAGAAAACTGCTTGAGAAAAGCTTGACAGCAGCTGATTTAATGAAGCCTCCGCTGAATTTCCCTCCTTCTTCAATCAAACTACGTGCCCATGAAGCTCAAGGATTAGCTGCTGTAACTACAAAACCATATGGCAGCAGCATTTCATTCCTGGAGCGCCAGTTGCATTCTTTCAATGAATGTGATGCCATTAGCTTCAAAACCTGTATGGAGATGGAAGGGCCTTATTGCCATTATGTTGAACGGCAATTTGGCAAGCCGGTGATTCTTGCAGGTCCTGTTGTGCCGAAATCACCAAGTTCAGTATTAGATGAAAAGATTTCCAACATGTTGGATAACTCTGAAGCAGGAAAGGTGGTATTTTGTGCATTTGGGAGCGAATGTATTCTTAAGAAAAATCAGCTTCAAGAATTGGTATTAGGTCTTGAGCTTACAGGTTTGCCCTTTCTGGCTGCCCTGAAACCACCAATGGGAGCTGAAACAATTGAGTCAGCCTTGCCAGAAGGTTTTGAAGAGAGAGTAAAAGGAAAGGGATATGTTTATGGGGGTTGGGTTCAGCAACAGCTAATCTTGAAGCACCCTTCTGTTGGGTGTTTTATTACCCATTGTGGATCTGGATCTTTATCTGAAGCTATGGTAAATAAATGTCAATTAGTACTTTTGCCTAACGTAGGAGatcaaataattaatgcaAGATTGATGGACGGAGATCTCAAAATTGGAGTTGAAGTTgagaaaggagaagaagatggACTGTTCACAAAAGATGGTGTCCGCAAGGCAGTGAAAGCTGTAATGGATGATGATAGTGAGGTGGGGAAAGAGGTGAGAACAAACCACATGAAGTGGAGAGAGTTCTTGTTGAGCAAAGGGCTTGAAAACTCTTACATTGATGCTTTTGTCAATAAGTTGCATGCCTTGTTAGGTTGA
- the LOC8259167 gene encoding uncharacterized protein LOC8259167 isoform X2: MASHSLSLFSSVFLSPPQSLSRTPIPKLFLTNARNCIPVLSCTPPQQEAILQLVANADENTLPCIRAFENDLARVSLVGSVGFDQAVVAAAADGGRAAADHIDSGAPAMVVETLFPGPGDQHATISTRLFLPAKKVKEKAAKLSRSFKEDIFSGTASENILAMTFRQVVLQQLWNFELAVFRPGTERNMEDLENPREVPASFFLSSSDEHIISVLAEAIYIAALQNTESNFLYDFMGETSGGVFRWFQKPKSIASQDSSVVIYKLFEDEIAGNAKKLLEDFNLSKDKGIKLRQKYKWWTPVALSKLETIGGSDFSAWVSEYVPAYRLQIDADIVKDAKMEGWRRFGDNRWEVLLTHSQMAGLAEILDMYFEDVYSLPHKELSCRATANFTNLANTKKSSSWLKFLSVSLISGIFLIAISAFSRFYFPHLHKQQTYNQEHRSPPSSEIEHSVNESLHAEKLQEFCILIVKKIKDAFGWPGDIITETSNGAWIGEIPNYLKAMGEYDSSKEDSSTSDPIEKLDEDMKSSAQDIASYQVVLSTDGKIVGFQPTSRIGVNHWAANPLARELYAGRKLSPGLVEPGLKIRPPSEIVVIELLMSVNLDACFALARPVQ, translated from the exons ATGGCttctcactctctctctctcttctcatctgtttttctctctccaccacAATCTCTTTCCAGAACGCCAATTCCTAAATTATTCCTCACAAATGCTAGAAATTGCATCCCTGTACTCTCCTGCACTCCTCCACAACAAGAAGCAATTCTCCAATTGGTAGCTAACGCTGACGAAAACACTCTCCCTTGCATCAGAGCTTTTGAGAACGACTTAGCTCGGGTCAGCTTAGTCGGCTCTGTCGGCTTCGATCAAGCTGTCGTTGCGGCTGCTGCCGATGGTGGCCGAGCCGCAGCCGACCACATTGATTCCGGTGCTCCTGCCATGGTCGTTGAGACCCTTTTTCCTGGTCCCGGAGACCAGCACGCCACCATCTCTACTCGATTG TTTTTACCTGCTAAGAAAGTTAAAGAAAAGGCTGCAAAACTCAGTCGTTCTTTCAAAGAAGATATTTTCTCTGGAACTGCATCTGAAAACATACTTGCAATGACATTCAGACAAGTGGTTTTGCAACAACTGTGGAACTTTGAGCTTGCTGTGTTTAGGCCTGGCACTGAAAGAAATATGGAGGACCTTGAAAACCCGAGAGAG GTTCCtgcatctttctttctcagcTCATCGGATGAACACATTATCTCTGTGCTTGCAGAAGCTATTTATATTGCTGCTCTTCAAAACACTGAAAGCAACtttctttatgattttatgGGGGAAACTTCTGGTGGTGTATTCCGGTGGTTTCAGAAGCCAAAAAGCATTGCATCCCAAGATTCTTCTGTTGTCATTTATAAACTATTCGAAGATGAAATAGCAGGAAATGCAAAAAAGTTGCttgaagattttaatttaagtaagGATAAGGGAATCAAATTGAGACAGAAGTACAAATGGTGGACGCCAGTAGCACTCTCTAAGTTGGAAACAATTGGTGGCTCTGACTTCAGTGCTTGGGTGAGTGAGTATGTACCTGCTTATAGGCTACAAATTGATGCTGATATAGTTAAGGATGCGAAAATGGAAGGCTGGAGAAGATTTGGAGATAATAGATGGGAAGTTCTTTTGACCCACTCACAAATG GCTGGATTGGCTGAAATATTAGATATGTATTTTGAAGATGTGTATTCTTTGCCCCATAAAGAGCTATCATGCCGTGCCACTGCAAATTTTACCAACCTTGCTAACACAAAG AAGAGCTCTTCTTGGCTGAAATTCTTGTCAGTTAGCCTTATTAGTGGAATTTTTCTCATCGCCATCAGTGCTTTTAGTCGGTTTTATTTTCCTCATCTACACAAACAACAAACATACAATCAGGAGCATAGGTCTCCTCCATCATCTGAAATTGAGCATTCAGTAAATGAATCTCTGCATGCTGAAAAG TTGCAAGAGTTTTGCATTTTGATCgttaaaaagataaaggatgCATTTGGCTGGCCTGGTGATATAATAACGGAAACAAGTAATGGTGCTTGGATCGGTGAAATCCCAAATTACTTGAAAGCAATGGGCGAATATGATTCCAGTAAGGAAGACAGTTCAACTTCTGATCCCATAGAAAAACTTGATGAAGATATGAAGTCATCTGCACAGGATATAGCTAGTTATCAG GTCGTTTTGTCAACTGATGGTAAAATTGTTGGGTTCCAACCTACAAGCCGGATAGGTGTGAATCATTGGGCAGCCAATCCCTTAGCAAGGGAGCTGTATGCTGGACGAAAGTTATCCCCTG GTCTTGTTGAACCTGGCCTCAAGATCCGCCCTCCAAGCGAGATAGTTGTCATAGAGCTTTTGATGTCAGTAAATTTAGATGCTTGCTTTGCATTGGCAAGGCCAGTTCAATGA
- the LOC8259167 gene encoding uncharacterized protein LOC8259167 isoform X1 — MASHSLSLFSSVFLSPPQSLSRTPIPKLFLTNARNCIPVLSCTPPQQEAILQLVANADENTLPCIRAFENDLARVSLVGSVGFDQAVVAAAADGGRAAADHIDSGAPAMVVETLFPGPGDQHATISTRLFLPAKKVKEKAAKLSRSFKEDIFSGTASENILAMTFRQVVLQQLWNFELAVFRPGTERNMEDLENPREQVPASFFLSSSDEHIISVLAEAIYIAALQNTESNFLYDFMGETSGGVFRWFQKPKSIASQDSSVVIYKLFEDEIAGNAKKLLEDFNLSKDKGIKLRQKYKWWTPVALSKLETIGGSDFSAWVSEYVPAYRLQIDADIVKDAKMEGWRRFGDNRWEVLLTHSQMAGLAEILDMYFEDVYSLPHKELSCRATANFTNLANTKKSSSWLKFLSVSLISGIFLIAISAFSRFYFPHLHKQQTYNQEHRSPPSSEIEHSVNESLHAEKLQEFCILIVKKIKDAFGWPGDIITETSNGAWIGEIPNYLKAMGEYDSSKEDSSTSDPIEKLDEDMKSSAQDIASYQVVLSTDGKIVGFQPTSRIGVNHWAANPLARELYAGRKLSPGLVEPGLKIRPPSEIVVIELLMSVNLDACFALARPVQ, encoded by the exons ATGGCttctcactctctctctctcttctcatctgtttttctctctccaccacAATCTCTTTCCAGAACGCCAATTCCTAAATTATTCCTCACAAATGCTAGAAATTGCATCCCTGTACTCTCCTGCACTCCTCCACAACAAGAAGCAATTCTCCAATTGGTAGCTAACGCTGACGAAAACACTCTCCCTTGCATCAGAGCTTTTGAGAACGACTTAGCTCGGGTCAGCTTAGTCGGCTCTGTCGGCTTCGATCAAGCTGTCGTTGCGGCTGCTGCCGATGGTGGCCGAGCCGCAGCCGACCACATTGATTCCGGTGCTCCTGCCATGGTCGTTGAGACCCTTTTTCCTGGTCCCGGAGACCAGCACGCCACCATCTCTACTCGATTG TTTTTACCTGCTAAGAAAGTTAAAGAAAAGGCTGCAAAACTCAGTCGTTCTTTCAAAGAAGATATTTTCTCTGGAACTGCATCTGAAAACATACTTGCAATGACATTCAGACAAGTGGTTTTGCAACAACTGTGGAACTTTGAGCTTGCTGTGTTTAGGCCTGGCACTGAAAGAAATATGGAGGACCTTGAAAACCCGAGAGAG CAGGTTCCtgcatctttctttctcagcTCATCGGATGAACACATTATCTCTGTGCTTGCAGAAGCTATTTATATTGCTGCTCTTCAAAACACTGAAAGCAACtttctttatgattttatgGGGGAAACTTCTGGTGGTGTATTCCGGTGGTTTCAGAAGCCAAAAAGCATTGCATCCCAAGATTCTTCTGTTGTCATTTATAAACTATTCGAAGATGAAATAGCAGGAAATGCAAAAAAGTTGCttgaagattttaatttaagtaagGATAAGGGAATCAAATTGAGACAGAAGTACAAATGGTGGACGCCAGTAGCACTCTCTAAGTTGGAAACAATTGGTGGCTCTGACTTCAGTGCTTGGGTGAGTGAGTATGTACCTGCTTATAGGCTACAAATTGATGCTGATATAGTTAAGGATGCGAAAATGGAAGGCTGGAGAAGATTTGGAGATAATAGATGGGAAGTTCTTTTGACCCACTCACAAATG GCTGGATTGGCTGAAATATTAGATATGTATTTTGAAGATGTGTATTCTTTGCCCCATAAAGAGCTATCATGCCGTGCCACTGCAAATTTTACCAACCTTGCTAACACAAAG AAGAGCTCTTCTTGGCTGAAATTCTTGTCAGTTAGCCTTATTAGTGGAATTTTTCTCATCGCCATCAGTGCTTTTAGTCGGTTTTATTTTCCTCATCTACACAAACAACAAACATACAATCAGGAGCATAGGTCTCCTCCATCATCTGAAATTGAGCATTCAGTAAATGAATCTCTGCATGCTGAAAAG TTGCAAGAGTTTTGCATTTTGATCgttaaaaagataaaggatgCATTTGGCTGGCCTGGTGATATAATAACGGAAACAAGTAATGGTGCTTGGATCGGTGAAATCCCAAATTACTTGAAAGCAATGGGCGAATATGATTCCAGTAAGGAAGACAGTTCAACTTCTGATCCCATAGAAAAACTTGATGAAGATATGAAGTCATCTGCACAGGATATAGCTAGTTATCAG GTCGTTTTGTCAACTGATGGTAAAATTGTTGGGTTCCAACCTACAAGCCGGATAGGTGTGAATCATTGGGCAGCCAATCCCTTAGCAAGGGAGCTGTATGCTGGACGAAAGTTATCCCCTG GTCTTGTTGAACCTGGCCTCAAGATCCGCCCTCCAAGCGAGATAGTTGTCATAGAGCTTTTGATGTCAGTAAATTTAGATGCTTGCTTTGCATTGGCAAGGCCAGTTCAATGA
- the LOC8281877 gene encoding transcription elongation factor 1 homolog produces the protein MGKRKSRAKPPPKKRMDKLDTVFSCPFCNHGTSVECRIDMKNLIGEAVCAICQESFSTTITALTEPIDVYSEWIDECERVNNVDDDGA, from the exons ATGGGAAAGAGGAAGTCAAGAGCAAAGCCTCCACCTAAGAAGAGAATGGACAAGCTTGACACTGTCTTTAGTTGTCCCTTCTGCAACCATGGCACTAGTGTTGAATGCAGAAT TGATATGAAGAACTTAATTGGTGAAGCAGTATGTGCAATTTGCCAAGAGAGCTTTAGTACTACCATCACAG CTCTAACTGAACCGATAGACGT TTATAGTGAATGGATTGATGAGTGTGAACGTGTTAACAATGTGGATGATGATGGTGCCTAA
- the LOC8281876 gene encoding transcription factor VOZ1 isoform X2, which translates to MGKGSKINCKSASHKLFKDKAKNRVDDLQGMFMDLQFARKESRSVDVAVLEEQVHQMLREWKAELNEPSPASSLQHGASLGSFSSDICRLLQLCEEEDDATSALAAPKPEPNDHSLQIGNNVVFQEEFGVNQGQQNHSFPFVDQCKESPSGVHGMVVNNLEGDLCAEDGVPQVSGYLPSICPPPSAFLGPKCALWDCPRPAQGGLDWCQDYCSSFHHALALNEGPPGMSPVLRPGGIGLKDGLLFAALSAKAQGKDVGIPECEGAATAKSPWNAPELFDLSVLEGETIREWLFFDKPRRAFESGNRKQRSLPDYSGRGWHESRKQVMNEFGGLKRSYYMDPQPLNTFEWHLYEYEINKCDACALYRLELKAVDGKKGAKGKITNESVADLQKQMGRLTAEFPSDNKRSVKGRTKVSVKVGVGNVYSTTNRVVPTNETYDYELGPYNYLVDNLGDYYVT; encoded by the exons ATGGGGAAGGGTTCAAAGATCAATTGCAAGTCAGCATCACATAAGCTATTTAAGGACAAGGCAAAGAATCGTGTAGATGATCTACAGGGGATGTTCATGGATCTGCAATTTGCTAGGAAAGAAAGCCGTAGTGTTGATGTGGCTGTTCTTGAGGAGCAAGTTCATCAGATGCTTAGGGAATGGAAAGCTGAGCTCAATGAGCCATCTCCAGCTTCTTCTTTGCAACAT GGTGCAAGTCTTGGGTCGTTCTCGTCAGATATTTGTAGGTTGTTGCAGCTTTGTGAGGAGGAAGATGATGCCACTAGTGCATTAGCTGCACCTAAGCCTGAGCCTAATGATCACAGTTTGCAAATTGGGAATAATGTGGTCTTTCAGGAG GAATTTGGTGTGAATCAGGGGCAACAAAACCACAGCTTCCCATTTGTTGATCAATGCAAAGAATCTCCTTCTGGAGTTCATGGCATGGTGGTTAACAACTTAGAAGGAG ATTTGTGTGCTGAGGATGGTGTGCCTCAGGTTTCTGGATATCTGCCAAGCATTTGTCCTCCACCTTCTGCTTTCTTAGGCCCAAAATGTGCACTTTGGGATTGTCCAAGGCCTGCTCAAGGAGGATTAGACTGGTGTCAAGACTACTGCAGTAGTTTTCACCATGCTCTGGCATTAAATGAAGGCCCACCCGGAATGAGTCCTGTTCTGCGACCTGGGGGCATTGGCCTGAAGGATGGTCTGCTCTTTGCTGCTCTAAGTGCAAAGGCTCAAGGGAAAGATGTTGGTATTCCAGAATGCGAGGGAGCTGCAACTGCAAAATCTCCATGGAATGCACCTG AGCTCTTTGATCTTTCAGTTCTTGAGGGTGAGACTATCAGGGAATGGCTATTCTTTGATAAGCCACGTAGAGCGTTTGAGAGTGGGAATAGAAAGCAAAGGTCTTTGCCCGACTACAGTGGACGTGGTTGGCATGAATCAAGGAAGCAAGTGATGAATGAATTTGGAGGGCTTAAGAGATCATATTATATGGATCCGCAACCACTGAACACTTTTGAGTGgcatctttatgaatatgagattaACAAGTGTGATGCTTGTGCTTTGTACAGATTGGAACTGAAGGCTGTTGACGGAAAGAAGGGTGCCAAAGGTAAAATAACAAATGAATCAGTTGCCGATCTGCAGAAGCAGATGGGAAGACTTACTGCTGAGTTCCCCTCTGATAACAAGCGATCTGTTAAAGGAAGAACAAAAGTGAGCGTTAAGGTTGGTGTAGGAAATGTTTATTCAACTACAAATCGGGTGGTGCCAACAAATGAAACATATGATTATGAGCTAGGTCCATACAATTATCTTGTCGATAATCTAGGCGACTATTATGTGACTTGA
- the LOC8281876 gene encoding transcription factor VOZ1 isoform X1, whose translation MGKGSKINCKSASHKLFKDKAKNRVDDLQGMFMDLQFARKESRSVDVAVLEEQVHQMLREWKAELNEPSPASSLQHGASLGSFSSDICRLLQLCEEEDDATSALAAPKPEPNDHSLQIGNNVVFQEEFGVNQGQQNHSFPFVDQCKESPSGVHGMVVNNLEGGAQLEFHHFDLSQNYESNFYADFNSTDLCAEDGVPQVSGYLPSICPPPSAFLGPKCALWDCPRPAQGGLDWCQDYCSSFHHALALNEGPPGMSPVLRPGGIGLKDGLLFAALSAKAQGKDVGIPECEGAATAKSPWNAPELFDLSVLEGETIREWLFFDKPRRAFESGNRKQRSLPDYSGRGWHESRKQVMNEFGGLKRSYYMDPQPLNTFEWHLYEYEINKCDACALYRLELKAVDGKKGAKGKITNESVADLQKQMGRLTAEFPSDNKRSVKGRTKVSVKVGVGNVYSTTNRVVPTNETYDYELGPYNYLVDNLGDYYVT comes from the exons ATGGGGAAGGGTTCAAAGATCAATTGCAAGTCAGCATCACATAAGCTATTTAAGGACAAGGCAAAGAATCGTGTAGATGATCTACAGGGGATGTTCATGGATCTGCAATTTGCTAGGAAAGAAAGCCGTAGTGTTGATGTGGCTGTTCTTGAGGAGCAAGTTCATCAGATGCTTAGGGAATGGAAAGCTGAGCTCAATGAGCCATCTCCAGCTTCTTCTTTGCAACAT GGTGCAAGTCTTGGGTCGTTCTCGTCAGATATTTGTAGGTTGTTGCAGCTTTGTGAGGAGGAAGATGATGCCACTAGTGCATTAGCTGCACCTAAGCCTGAGCCTAATGATCACAGTTTGCAAATTGGGAATAATGTGGTCTTTCAGGAG GAATTTGGTGTGAATCAGGGGCAACAAAACCACAGCTTCCCATTTGTTGATCAATGCAAAGAATCTCCTTCTGGAGTTCATGGCATGGTGGTTAACAACTTAGAAGGAGGTGCTCAGTTGGAATTCCATCATTTTGATTTGTCTCAAAATTATGAGTCAAACTTCTATGCTGACTTTAATAGCACAGATTTGTGTGCTGAGGATGGTGTGCCTCAGGTTTCTGGATATCTGCCAAGCATTTGTCCTCCACCTTCTGCTTTCTTAGGCCCAAAATGTGCACTTTGGGATTGTCCAAGGCCTGCTCAAGGAGGATTAGACTGGTGTCAAGACTACTGCAGTAGTTTTCACCATGCTCTGGCATTAAATGAAGGCCCACCCGGAATGAGTCCTGTTCTGCGACCTGGGGGCATTGGCCTGAAGGATGGTCTGCTCTTTGCTGCTCTAAGTGCAAAGGCTCAAGGGAAAGATGTTGGTATTCCAGAATGCGAGGGAGCTGCAACTGCAAAATCTCCATGGAATGCACCTG AGCTCTTTGATCTTTCAGTTCTTGAGGGTGAGACTATCAGGGAATGGCTATTCTTTGATAAGCCACGTAGAGCGTTTGAGAGTGGGAATAGAAAGCAAAGGTCTTTGCCCGACTACAGTGGACGTGGTTGGCATGAATCAAGGAAGCAAGTGATGAATGAATTTGGAGGGCTTAAGAGATCATATTATATGGATCCGCAACCACTGAACACTTTTGAGTGgcatctttatgaatatgagattaACAAGTGTGATGCTTGTGCTTTGTACAGATTGGAACTGAAGGCTGTTGACGGAAAGAAGGGTGCCAAAGGTAAAATAACAAATGAATCAGTTGCCGATCTGCAGAAGCAGATGGGAAGACTTACTGCTGAGTTCCCCTCTGATAACAAGCGATCTGTTAAAGGAAGAACAAAAGTGAGCGTTAAGGTTGGTGTAGGAAATGTTTATTCAACTACAAATCGGGTGGTGCCAACAAATGAAACATATGATTATGAGCTAGGTCCATACAATTATCTTGTCGATAATCTAGGCGACTATTATGTGACTTGA